CCATACATTCTTTAGATTCACTGATCTCCACATCCCAGTAATGTCGCCCTGAAATAAAAAACGTTTTGCTTATAACCTGAAGATTCAGGAATCTCTCTGATGTTTCTGGACGATTCTGCTCTATTCGTGTCCAGGTTGCAATTTTGCCATCATTTGATATATGGATATTATTATCGGCTGTCATTTCATCCAGGGATATCTCTGCAGAACCCTGCACATAGAAGGTTGCATTTGCATCTCTTATCATATCAGATAATGTCTGTGATATGTGGGAGATCATCTCCACACCCCGATCACCTTCATCATGTCCCCATGTGTCCTCACCACCTTTCTCCTCCTTAAGATCACTCAAGTCACCTGTGTCCAGATCCTGTAAGACAGTCAGTGGATCAGTCATGTTACACAGCTCCTCAATGTGCCTTATCTTTCTAGACAGCTCATCCATTTCCGTTTCCAGCTTCTGGCTGGACCGCATTAGAGACAAAGACACCTGGTCTTTCTGCCTTGAGATCTCACTCAGAACTTTCTTTTCCAGGTTATCTAGCCATCTCCTAATATCTGCAAAAAAGGCATTGACACTCTTGACTTCTGTAGCTTCTTTTTCTTGAGTTTTTATCCTGCGTTCCTCCAGACTCCAAATCTTTTCTGAATTTTCTAATCTCTTTGTAGTCAGTTTCTGCAAAATATTTCTCAGGCTCTCCTTTTTCTTCTCAGAGGCCACATCTAGAGACTCCATCTTATGACCCTGGTGTTCCCCAATCAGACAACAGGACACACAAATACAAGCAGCATCCATAATGCAGAAATACTCCAGAATCTTCTTATGGATGGAGCATTTTCTGTCCTGCAGGGAAGTTCTGGGTTCAGTAAGGACATGTTCTGCTGTCTTGCTGTGAGCTCTCAGGTGGTTATGACACAGGGACGCCTCACAGAGAAGACAGGATTTTACAGCTGGAACAGGAGAGTCTAGACAGTAACTGCAAAAATTCAAGGTGTTGAGTTTGACCCGATGAGTAGAAAGGAAATTCTCCATGACTTTACACAGAGTGATGTTCCTCTGCAGTGCAGGCCTCTCCTGAAAATCTGCTCTGCATTCAGGACAGGAATAAACTCCAGAGCTGTCCTGTGTATTCAGGAACTGATCAATACAGACCCGGCAGTAGTTGTGTCCACATCTCAGGGTTACAGGATCTGTAtaaagggacagacagacagaacatTCTAGCTCCTTCCCCAGGCCGGTGTATTCCATCGTTGCCAGCAAAAGGAAGAAATGAAAGTAGAAGTCTGTGAGGCTCAGAGAGCAGTAGGTGTGACTATTTTTTCACAAAGAGGGAGGCCGGGCTCATCTCTCAGTATCTACAAATGCAGTTATACAAAGTGACCTCTCATCTGTGAGAGAAATGAACCCGTGGAGTTGCTACCGTATGGGTAAAAATACATGAAGGGAGGATCAGTAACCTCCAAGTATAAAAGACACAATAGGAAATCCACTACTAAAGCAAATATGTTCTGCAGGAAATCATTAGTGAGGTAGCTATAATGTGACACATCATCAACCTAGCTATAAATTGAG
The genomic region above belongs to Bufo gargarizans isolate SCDJY-AF-19 chromosome 4, ASM1485885v1, whole genome shotgun sequence and contains:
- the LOC122935977 gene encoding E3 ubiquitin/ISG15 ligase TRIM25-like, whose amino-acid sequence is MEYTGLGKELECSVCLSLYTDPVTLRCGHNYCRVCIDQFLNTQDSSGVYSCPECRADFQERPALQRNITLCKVMENFLSTHRVKLNTLNFCSYCLDSPVPAVKSCLLCEASLCHNHLRAHSKTAEHVLTEPRTSLQDRKCSIHKKILEYFCIMDAACICVSCCLIGEHQGHKMESLDVASEKKKESLRNILQKLTTKRLENSEKIWSLEERRIKTQEKEATEVKSVNAFFADIRRWLDNLEKKVLSEISRQKDQVSLSLMRSSQKLETEMDELSRKIRHIEELCNMTDPLTVLQDLDTGDLSDLKEEKGGEDTWGHDEGDRGVEMISHISQTLSDMIRDANATFYVQGSAEISLDEMTADNNIHISNDGKIATWTRIEQNRPETSERFLNLQVISKTFFISGRHYWDVEISESKECMVGICYACIHRRGPQSYIGDNKNSWCLHGELYDNQCSVIHDGKVIRLPHQITSGGQFSGARFRIFLDYEAGQLSFYELCEPIRHLYTFTATFTEPLYAAFYVWKGCIKLSGEEQELSGKMCELSAEEQGLFEVLDVSEICLDD